In Flavobacterium sp. CBA20B-1, one DNA window encodes the following:
- the tsf gene encoding translation elongation factor Ts, protein MANITAADVNKLRQTTGAGMMDCKKALVEAEGDFDKAIQILREKGQKVAANRSDRESTEGAAVSFINADQTKGAIITLNCETDFVGKNESFVALANELVEKAINFSSKEEFLASPYNESMTVAEKLIEQTGVIGEKIEIGGFEILEGAFVGTYVHGNKIAALTALSSKIDNAEALAKDVSMQVASMGAETLSYKDFDPTFVANETAARIAVIEKDNEELARLGKTLKNVPKYISYAQITDAVLAQAEEDAKAELKAEGKPEQIWDKILPGKIARFISDNTTLDQEKALLDQNFIKDDSKKVGDYVKGYNVEIAGFKRVSLG, encoded by the coding sequence ATGGCAAATATTACTGCTGCAGACGTAAATAAATTAAGACAAACTACAGGTGCCGGAATGATGGACTGTAAAAAAGCTTTGGTAGAAGCTGAAGGCGATTTTGACAAAGCAATCCAAATTTTGCGTGAAAAAGGGCAAAAAGTTGCTGCAAACCGTTCAGACCGTGAATCTACCGAAGGTGCTGCTGTATCTTTTATCAATGCAGACCAAACAAAAGGTGCAATTATCACTTTGAACTGTGAAACAGATTTCGTTGGTAAAAATGAATCATTCGTTGCATTGGCAAACGAATTGGTAGAAAAAGCAATCAACTTCTCTTCTAAAGAAGAATTTTTGGCTTCTCCATACAATGAATCAATGACTGTTGCTGAAAAATTAATTGAGCAAACAGGTGTGATTGGTGAAAAAATCGAAATCGGTGGTTTCGAAATTTTAGAAGGTGCTTTTGTGGGAACGTATGTTCATGGTAACAAAATCGCTGCTTTAACTGCTTTATCTTCTAAAATTGACAACGCAGAAGCATTGGCAAAAGACGTTTCTATGCAAGTTGCTTCTATGGGTGCAGAAACATTATCTTACAAAGATTTTGATCCAACATTTGTTGCAAACGAAACAGCTGCGCGCATTGCAGTAATCGAAAAAGACAATGAAGAATTGGCTCGTTTAGGTAAAACTTTGAAAAATGTGCCTAAATACATTTCGTATGCACAAATTACAGATGCAGTTTTGGCACAAGCTGAAGAGGATGCAAAAGCAGAATTGAAAGCAGAAGGTAAACCAGAGCAAATTTGGGATAAAATTTTACCAGGTAAAATTGCTCGTTTTATTTCTGATAACACTACTTTAGATCAAGAAAAAGCGTTATTAGACCAAAACTTTATTAAAGACGATTCTAAAAAAGTAGGTGATTATGTAAAAGGATACAACGTAGAAATCGCAGGTTTCAAACGTGTTTCTTTAGGATAA
- the rpsB gene encoding 30S ribosomal protein S2 — MANKVEVKELLEAGVHFGHMTRKWDPNMAPYIYMERNGIHIINLYKTAAKIEEANEALKKIAASGRKVLFVATKKQAKDIVAEKAAAANMPYITERWPGGMLTNFVTIRKAVKKMASIDRMKKDGTFMTLSKKERLQVDRLRAKLEKNLGSIADMTRLPAALFVVDIKAEHIAVKEAQKLNIPVFAMVDTNSDPREVDYVIPANDDASKSIDKVLSLVTGAIIEGNSERKSEKEEAAKTEAQTTAQE, encoded by the coding sequence ATGGCAAACAAAGTAGAAGTTAAAGAATTACTAGAAGCAGGTGTTCACTTTGGACACATGACTAGAAAGTGGGATCCAAACATGGCTCCTTATATCTATATGGAGCGTAATGGAATCCACATTATTAATCTATATAAAACAGCAGCTAAAATCGAAGAAGCAAACGAAGCTTTAAAGAAAATAGCAGCATCAGGTCGTAAAGTATTATTCGTAGCGACCAAAAAACAAGCAAAAGATATCGTTGCTGAAAAAGCAGCAGCAGCAAACATGCCATACATCACTGAGCGTTGGCCAGGTGGTATGTTGACTAATTTCGTTACAATCCGTAAAGCTGTTAAAAAGATGGCTTCTATCGATCGTATGAAAAAAGACGGTACATTTATGACTCTTTCTAAAAAAGAGCGTTTACAAGTTGACCGTTTACGTGCAAAATTAGAAAAGAACTTAGGTTCTATTGCTGATATGACACGTTTACCGGCTGCATTATTTGTAGTTGATATCAAAGCTGAACACATCGCAGTAAAAGAAGCTCAAAAATTAAACATTCCAGTTTTTGCAATGGTTGATACAAACTCTGACCCACGCGAGGTTGATTATGTAATTCCAGCAAATGACGATGCTTCTAAATCAATCGATAAAGTATTATCTTTAGTAACTGGCGCTATCATCGAAGGAAATTCTGAAAGAAAATCTGAAAAAGAAGAAGCTGCTAAAACTGAAGCACAAACTACTGCACAAGAGTAA
- the rpsI gene encoding 30S ribosomal protein S9 — MAVIHKIGRRKTAVARVYVTEGSGNITVNKKDFATYFPTATLQYKVMQPLSMTENAENFDVKVNVYGGGTTGQAEAVRMAIARAMCEVDAENRAILKPEGLLTRDPRMVERKKFGQKKARKRFQFSKR; from the coding sequence ATGGCAGTTATTCACAAAATCGGTAGAAGAAAAACCGCAGTAGCTCGTGTTTATGTTACAGAAGGTTCTGGTAACATCACAGTGAACAAAAAAGATTTCGCAACTTACTTCCCAACGGCAACTTTACAATACAAAGTAATGCAACCACTTTCTATGACAGAAAATGCAGAAAACTTTGATGTGAAAGTAAACGTGTACGGTGGTGGAACAACAGGGCAGGCAGAAGCTGTACGTATGGCTATTGCACGTGCAATGTGTGAAGTTGACGCAGAAAACAGAGCAATATTAAAACCAGAAGGTCTATTAACGCGTGACCCACGTATGGTGGAGCGTAAGAAATTCGGTCAGAAGAAAGCTCGTAAGAGATTCCAATTCTCTAAACGTTAA
- the rplM gene encoding 50S ribosomal protein L13 produces MESLSYKTVSANKATVQKEWVVVDAEGHNLGRLASKVAMILRGKYKPSYTPHVDCGDNVIVINAEKINLTGNKLNDKTYIRHTGYPGGQRELTAKVMQQKNPALLVEKAVKGMLPKNKLGAQLFRNLNVNVGSAHKHEAQKPKTVNLNEIK; encoded by the coding sequence GTGGAAAGTTTAAGCTACAAGACAGTATCAGCAAACAAAGCAACTGTTCAAAAAGAATGGGTTGTTGTAGACGCTGAAGGTCATAACTTAGGACGCCTTGCTTCAAAAGTTGCAATGATTTTGAGAGGTAAGTACAAACCAAGTTATACACCTCACGTAGATTGTGGTGATAACGTAATTGTTATCAACGCAGAGAAGATCAACTTAACAGGTAACAAATTGAATGACAAAACGTACATTCGTCACACAGGTTACCCAGGTGGTCAAAGAGAATTAACAGCAAAAGTAATGCAACAAAAAAATCCTGCATTATTAGTAGAAAAAGCTGTAAAAGGAATGTTGCCTAAAAATAAATTAGGTGCACAATTATTCCGTAATTTAAATGTAAATGTTGGTTCAGCTCACAAACACGAGGCTCAGAAACCAAAAACCGTTAATTTAAACGAAATTAAGTAA